A genomic segment from Nicotiana tabacum cultivar K326 chromosome 9, ASM71507v2, whole genome shotgun sequence encodes:
- the LOC107802904 gene encoding uncharacterized protein LOC107802904 encodes MSLGEVVCTYACLILNDEDIPITAEKISALVKAANVTVEPYWPLLFAKLAEKRNLGDLIMNVGAGGGGAAVAVAAPAGGGAGAAAAAPAAEEKKEEPKEESDDDMGFSLFD; translated from the exons ATGTCGCTCGGAGAAGTAGTTTGCACTTACGCTTGTTTGATCCTCAACGACGAGGACATTCCAATCACT GCAGAGAAAATTTCTGCTTTAGTGAAAGCGGCTAATGTGACAGTCGAGCCTTACTGGCCTCTGCTGTTTGCTAAGCTTGCTGAGAAGAGAAACCTTGGGGATCTCATCATGAATGTCGGTGCTGGTGGCGGTGGTGCTGCAGTTGCTGTTGCTGCTCCCGCTGGTGGTGGTGCTGGTGCTGCAGCAGCTGCCCCTGCTGCAGAGGAAAAGAAG GAAGAGCCCAAGGAAGAAAGTGATGACGACATGGGGTTCAGTCTGTTTGACTAG
- the LOC107802902 gene encoding GTP-binding protein BRASSINAZOLE INSENSITIVE PALE GREEN 2, chloroplastic isoform X2, with product MLIRSLSPSKLKKLLLPLSLSPCTHTAPIPNSLPPILDRIPYTQNPAKTLIPHFLFRNFCTPSKIQSLPLSRDGNFEEVTSNVICPGCGVTMQDSAPRQPGYFIKPSIKSPNYRERINKNPIADEPEISVSLKRGLLNEVVECENQENLENTVEKIGKPVVCARCHSLRHYGKVKDPSVENLLPDFDFDHTVGRRLMSSSGARAVVLMVVDASDFDGSFPRKVARLVSKSIEENSRAWKEGKSGNVPRMVLVVTKIDLLPSSLSPTRLEHWVRTRAREGGAVKLTSVHMVSAVRDWGVKNLVDDVVELAGPRGHIWAVGAQNAGKSTLINAIGKCFGGKVTHLTEAPVPGTTLGILRVEGVLPGNAKLFDTPGLLHPHQISTRLNRNEQKLVHISKELRPRTYRIKVGHSVHIGGLMRLDVEELSVDSVYVTVWASPLIPLHMGRTENVGTMLEEHFGRQLQFNTSVINLV from the exons ATGCTAATCCGATCTCTTTCTCCATCAAAGCTGAAGAAACTACTTCTACCACTTTCTCTCTCACCATGCACACACACAGCTCCTATACCCAACTCTTTACCTCCAATTCTTGACAGAATCCCTTATACCCAAAACCCTGCTAAAACCCTAATCCCTCATTTCTTGTTCAGAAACTTCTGTACAccctcaaaaatccaatctttacCCCTTTCTAGAGATGGGAATTTTGAGGAAGTTACTTCGAATGTCATTTGCCCTGGTTGTGGTGTCACTATGCAAGATTCTGCCCCAAGACAACCAGGGTATTTCATTAAGCCTTCAATTAAAAGCCCAAATTATAGAGAACGCATTAACAAGAATCCAATTGCTGATGAGCCAGAAATATCAGTTTCTCTCAAAAGGGGTTTACTTAATGAGGTTGTAGAATGTGAAAATCAAGAAAATCTTGAAAACAcagttgagaaaattggaaaGCCAGTAGTTTGTGCTAGGTGTCATAGTTTAAGGCATTATGGGAAAGTTAAGGACCCTAGTGTAGAGAATTTGTTGCCTGATTTTGATTTTGATCACACTGTTGGGAGGAGGTTGATGTCGAGTAGCGGGGCGAGAGCTGTTGTTCTAATGGTGGTTGATGCATCTGATTTTGATGGATCGTTTCCTAGGAAAGTAGCTCGGTTAGTGTCTAAATCAATTGAAGAGAATTCCCGGGCGTGGAAGGAGGGAAAATCGGGGAATGTACCTAGAATGGTATTGGTAGTTACAAAGATTGATCTTTTACCTAGCTCATTGTCACCTACTAGGCTTGAACATTGGGTTAGAACAAGGGCAAGAGAGGGCGGGGCGGTTAAGTTGACGAGTGTACATATGGTTAGTGCAGTGAGAGATTGGGGAGTGAAGAATTTGGTTGATGACGTAGTGGAATTGGCTGGGCCGAGAGGCCATATTTGGGCAGTAGGGGCACAAAATGCTGGGAAAAGCACATTGATCAATGCGATTGGAAAGTGTTTTGGTGGGAAGGTAACTCATTTAACGGAGGCTCCGGTGCCAGGAACTACATTAGGGATTTTGAGAGTGGAAGGGGTGCTTCCTGGGAATGCCAAGTTGTTCGATACCCCGGGGCTTTTACATCCTCATCAGATTTCGACGAGGTTGAACAGGAATGAGCAGAAGCTAGTTCATATAAGTAAAGAGTTGAGGCCAAGGACATATAGGATCAAG GTAGGACATTCAGTTCATATAGGTGGGCTCATGAGGTTGGACGTGGAAGAATTATCTGTTGATTCTGTGTATGTTACAGTTTGGGCATCTCCGTTGATTCCGCTTCATATGGGGAGGACAGAGAACGTCGGCACAATGCTGGAAGAACATTTTGGGCGTCAGCTGCAG TTCAATACTAGTGTTATAAATCTAGTTTAA
- the LOC107802902 gene encoding GTP-binding protein BRASSINAZOLE INSENSITIVE PALE GREEN 2, chloroplastic isoform X1, which produces MLIRSLSPSKLKKLLLPLSLSPCTHTAPIPNSLPPILDRIPYTQNPAKTLIPHFLFRNFCTPSKIQSLPLSRDGNFEEVTSNVICPGCGVTMQDSAPRQPGYFIKPSIKSPNYRERINKNPIADEPEISVSLKRGLLNEVVECENQENLENTVEKIGKPVVCARCHSLRHYGKVKDPSVENLLPDFDFDHTVGRRLMSSSGARAVVLMVVDASDFDGSFPRKVARLVSKSIEENSRAWKEGKSGNVPRMVLVVTKIDLLPSSLSPTRLEHWVRTRAREGGAVKLTSVHMVSAVRDWGVKNLVDDVVELAGPRGHIWAVGAQNAGKSTLINAIGKCFGGKVTHLTEAPVPGTTLGILRVEGVLPGNAKLFDTPGLLHPHQISTRLNRNEQKLVHISKELRPRTYRIKVGHSVHIGGLMRLDVEELSVDSVYVTVWASPLIPLHMGRTENVGTMLEEHFGRQLQPPIGEGRVEELGKWLKREFHVSGNSWDSSSVDIAASGLGWFAIGLKGEAKLGVWTYDGVDVIVRNGLLPNRSYNFEVAGFTVSEIVSKADRSSNKQRHNEKKRKLNDSAEKIAEPSTIDVASTTC; this is translated from the exons ATGCTAATCCGATCTCTTTCTCCATCAAAGCTGAAGAAACTACTTCTACCACTTTCTCTCTCACCATGCACACACACAGCTCCTATACCCAACTCTTTACCTCCAATTCTTGACAGAATCCCTTATACCCAAAACCCTGCTAAAACCCTAATCCCTCATTTCTTGTTCAGAAACTTCTGTACAccctcaaaaatccaatctttacCCCTTTCTAGAGATGGGAATTTTGAGGAAGTTACTTCGAATGTCATTTGCCCTGGTTGTGGTGTCACTATGCAAGATTCTGCCCCAAGACAACCAGGGTATTTCATTAAGCCTTCAATTAAAAGCCCAAATTATAGAGAACGCATTAACAAGAATCCAATTGCTGATGAGCCAGAAATATCAGTTTCTCTCAAAAGGGGTTTACTTAATGAGGTTGTAGAATGTGAAAATCAAGAAAATCTTGAAAACAcagttgagaaaattggaaaGCCAGTAGTTTGTGCTAGGTGTCATAGTTTAAGGCATTATGGGAAAGTTAAGGACCCTAGTGTAGAGAATTTGTTGCCTGATTTTGATTTTGATCACACTGTTGGGAGGAGGTTGATGTCGAGTAGCGGGGCGAGAGCTGTTGTTCTAATGGTGGTTGATGCATCTGATTTTGATGGATCGTTTCCTAGGAAAGTAGCTCGGTTAGTGTCTAAATCAATTGAAGAGAATTCCCGGGCGTGGAAGGAGGGAAAATCGGGGAATGTACCTAGAATGGTATTGGTAGTTACAAAGATTGATCTTTTACCTAGCTCATTGTCACCTACTAGGCTTGAACATTGGGTTAGAACAAGGGCAAGAGAGGGCGGGGCGGTTAAGTTGACGAGTGTACATATGGTTAGTGCAGTGAGAGATTGGGGAGTGAAGAATTTGGTTGATGACGTAGTGGAATTGGCTGGGCCGAGAGGCCATATTTGGGCAGTAGGGGCACAAAATGCTGGGAAAAGCACATTGATCAATGCGATTGGAAAGTGTTTTGGTGGGAAGGTAACTCATTTAACGGAGGCTCCGGTGCCAGGAACTACATTAGGGATTTTGAGAGTGGAAGGGGTGCTTCCTGGGAATGCCAAGTTGTTCGATACCCCGGGGCTTTTACATCCTCATCAGATTTCGACGAGGTTGAACAGGAATGAGCAGAAGCTAGTTCATATAAGTAAAGAGTTGAGGCCAAGGACATATAGGATCAAG GTAGGACATTCAGTTCATATAGGTGGGCTCATGAGGTTGGACGTGGAAGAATTATCTGTTGATTCTGTGTATGTTACAGTTTGGGCATCTCCGTTGATTCCGCTTCATATGGGGAGGACAGAGAACGTCGGCACAATGCTGGAAGAACATTTTGGGCGTCAGCTGCAG CCGCCGATTGGAGAGGGACGAGTTGAGGAGCTAGGGAAATGGTTGAAGAGGGAATTTCATGTGAGTGGGAATTCGTGGGATTCAAGTTCTGTTGATATTGCTGCTTCAGGTCTTGGTTGGTTTGCCATTGGACTTAAGGGAGAGGCTAAACTAGGTGTCTGGACATATGATGGCGTTGATGTCATAGTTCGTAATGGATTACTTCCAAACAGATCATATAATTTTGAAGTTGCTGGCTTTACTGTTTCAGAAATTGTTTCCAAAGCTGACCGTTCTTCAAATAAGCAGCGCCACAATGAGAAAAAGAGGAAGTTGAACGACTCTGCTGAAAAAATTGCAGAACCATCAACTATCGACGTGGCTTCAACTACTTGCTAA